The sequence GTCCAAGAATATATTGCCGAGTCACATGCTTGTCCGAGCTGCTACGTGGTGGAAGGTTATGGTGTAAAGGGGACCAATGACAAGGAAAGTCCAATGCCGGTCATTCATAAGCCACCAATTTCTCTTAGTCTTCCTGAGCTTGCAGCAGTCGACACCTGGATGTATGTGCGCGAAGGAATAGAGCCTCCTTCATTTGAAGAGCTTGTGAAGTCTTATGAGAAGTTTGTTCCCGAAGCTGATCGTCCGAAGCAGGAAGAGGAAAAAGCTGCCGGGGCGACCTCACTGATGGCTGATGGGTCTGAACCAGTGGAGCAGATTTTTGCTAAGGCGCAATGTGTGGCCTGCCACACCATCCCGGGAATTCCTGGAGCTATCGGGACAATCGGTCCAAAGCTGGAGGAAGGAACAACCGCTGCACTTCGCCTCAAGGACCCGGAATATAAAGGTACAGCCAAATCAGCTACGGACTACATCATGGAATCTATCGTGGACCCCAGCGCTTTTGTGGTGAAGCCGTTCCCGGATAACACGATGCCGAAAATATTCGGACAAAAGCTAAGTGCTGGTGCCTTGAAAAAAATAGTCGACTATTTATCACAAGTGAAAACCGGAGCACCGCCACCGAAGCTTTCGTAGCGTCCGGTTGCTTCTTATGCGGAGAGTAAAGGGAGTATCTCGATGAAAGCGTTGATGTCACTGGGTGCATTAATTGGTGTCGCAGGATTGCTCATTTTGGGTGGAATGATTTTCGATGTTGTTCCATCCACTACTGTACGGTTAGTAGAAGGCTATATGCCCATGCAGGTACTTTTTGAGCTTGCATGCTTCGTTGCTGGATTTGCAGGATTAAGCTATACAATGAGCGCGGTAGGTATGCCAATTTCTCGTTTTTGGCAGGGAATCGGGTTTGTGGCGTTCGTCCTGCTTTATCTCAAATACCGCATCTATCCGCCAATTCCGTTCAGCGTCCGTGCCATGTATGGGACTGTGACTATCGTGGCTGTGTTCATGTGGCTTTCAGCCAATGAAGAAGACTGGAGAAAATTCAAACAGCCCATCATGAACGTGCTTGATGCGCAGACTGGCATGAATAAATTTTTGCGGTACGCGTATCTTTTCTTCTTGCCGATCCTGATTGGGGGGTTTTCATTCAACGCGATGATGCCGAAATCTGAAGAGCCGATCGAGTTAAGAACCGTTCATCCGGCACCACCAGCGAGCACAAAAGTCCATGGTAAAACCTATACGTTGCAAACCTCACAGAATCCGTATCGTGTAAATGCCGAGGGGAAATACGATCAAGAATATACAAACGCCAATATCGTGGAACAGGGCATGGGGCGCTTAATGAAACCTAATGCTAATCCATGGGATGAAAAGAACCAAGGGTATCTGAAGTATGTAAGAGAGGGCGGTGAGATCTTCTTTCAGAATTGCCATTTCTGCCATGGAGATAACTTAAATGGGCGAGGCTTGCATGCGTTTGCCTTCAACCCAATTCCTGCCAATTTTACTGATCCCGGCACAATTGCACAGCTTCAAGAAACCTTCATCTTCTGGCGCGTTGCAAAGGGTGGTATTGGATTACCTAACGAGGGATTCCCTTGGGCCTCAGTCATGCCTCCCTGGGAACAACATTTGACCGTTGATGAAATTTGGAAAGTGATTTTGTTCGAATACTGGCACACTGGCTATTACCCGCGGACCTGGGATTAATAGCAAAGCACTCTGATTGCCAACACGAAAATACCGATCTATATAGGAAGAAGAGGGTAATTATGATGGAGAGCGTAACTTATAAGGCCGGGTTCATGACGGCTGCTGCCTTTGGGCTCATTCTAGGCGCCAGCTTCGGAAGCACGGTTGTTTCGGCACAGGGGATGCCGGAAGGATTCAAAAAGGGAGATCTAGCGCCACCCCCTTCCGCTGAAATGATAGAAGCTGGGAAACGAGTGTATTTCACCAAGTGCGTGTGGTGTCACGGTGTAGACGGTGCCGGTGACGGACCTGGTGCCGATCGACTGTGGCCAAGGCCGCGAAACTTCAATCAAGGAACCTTCAAAATCCGGCATACCGCGAGCGGTGAACTTCCCCTGTTTGACGCAAAAAAGCCAGTTGATGGTCAAAACGATCTCTTTGAGACGGTTACACATGGATTGCCTGGCTCTGCCATGCCACCATGGGAAGGTATCCTGACTGAAGAACAGAGACTTCAAGTGCTATCTTTTGTGACGACTGAACTGGTGAAAGATCGTAAATTTACGGATAAAGAATCCGAAACCCAGACCATACTTAACCTTGGCGAGCTCAATCCGAAACAAGCAACTGAAGAAAGTATAAAGCGTGGGGCCGAACTTGTCGTAGAAAAGAAATGTGTTGAATGCCATGGGATGGAAGGACGGGGCGATGGGAATGCCTTCAATCTGAAAGACGATTGGGGTTTTTCTATTCAGCCAGCCGATTGGCACAAGTGTTGGAATTTTCGTGGCAGCCGTCAGGATCCATACAATGTAAGGAACATCTTCCGGACGTTCTCAACCGGCGTCAATGGGACGCCTATGCCATCCTTCGCTGATAATACGTCGGTCGATGAACGATGGGATATCGCTAACTTTGTCAACTCGCTCTGTGAGAGAGATCCGTTGGGCAAACCTCTTCCAATCGATCCACTAACCGATAAGCCTAAAATCAATTTTGTGATTCCGTCTGATCCGGTGGAAGGAGAAATCCCAACAGATATAGCAGCTGAGGCCTGGGAAAAAGCTCCAAAGCGATATGTTGCGATGGGCGGGCAGATTACTCATAAGCCCAGGAACTTTGTGAATCGGATCGACGATATTTGGGTTCGTTCTCTCTACAATGACCAGCACATTGTCTATCTTATAGAATGGGATGATCGGACTAAGAGTGTAGCTGAAGAAAAGCTTCCGTGGGCTCCGACAGAGGTGAATATCGATGTTAAGGAGCAGGACCCAAAGACCGGTGAAGAAGGGTCTATCGCCGCTCATCAAAATAATTACACAGTGTATAACGATGCGATTGCGATCCAGACAGCGGTAAAGTGGAAAGAATTACCCGCTCCAATCAAGCCTCGGTATTTATTTGGAACCAATGACCAATTCCCGGTTGATATTGTGAAGTGGGAAGCCGATGGCTCTCTCCGTGCGTTCTTGGGTACGGGATGGGATCAGGATTTCCAGGAACGTGATAATTACGAAGAGACTATGAAGCTGTTGATGGCTGAATGGAAGAATGGTCGCTGGTATGTGATGATTCAGCGTCCGGTGGGGAATAAGAAGGATCAAGATTATGACGAAGATACCTTCTTTGAAGTGGGACAATATATCCCGACCGTGTTCTTCGCCTGGGATGGGCACAATGGTGATGCAGGGAGAAAGATGGCGGTCTCTGCGTTCTATTACACGTTTATGAATCCACCAGTTCCCCAGGAAACCTATATCTATCCAGTGGTTATTGCCGTTGGTGTCGTGCTCCTGGAAGGATGGGTGTTGACTCGTCGCGCAAACAGGAAGAAGGGGAAGACACTATAGTTTCAAAAAAAAAGAGTGAAGTGGAGTGATGGAGGGGGTAGGGTTACCTACCCCCTTTTTTTTTGAATGAACTGTTCGTCCTATGCTGATTACTGATGTGTCAGGTATTTTACTAGCGGGCGGAAAGAGCACCAGGATGGGAGAGGATAAGCGCTTTGTTTGCATCGGCGGCCAGACCCTCCTTGAGCGAGGATTATGCGCGATGTGTGCACTGTTTGAACGCGTGTGTGTCGTGATTGCCCAGGACGGCCTTCCCCCTACGGAACAAGTTCCAGTATTCCGTGATGTGGTGCCAGATTGCGGAAGTCTTGGCGGACTCTATACAGGTCTTCGTGAGGCTTCAACTTCGTACATATTTGTGGCCGCATGTGATATGCCATTTCTCAATGCGAATCTGGTCAAGTACATGATTGGATTAAGAGAGGAGGCAGATATCGTCGTCGCGTCTTGGAAGGCTCGACTCCAACCAATACACGCCGTTTATTCAAAACGATGTATGGCCGGTTTTGAAGACATGATTGGTAGGCAAGAGGTGAAGATTCAGGAGGTATTTCAGCAGCCTTCTCTCACCGTGCGATTCGTGCTGGAAAATGAAGTGAGTCAGATCGACCCGGAAGGACGTTCATTCATCAATATCAATAACCCAGCTGATCTTAATGCAGCTCGGTTGCTGTATGACGACGCTATACCTTCATGAACTAGGGGGTAGTGAAGTTCTCCAGATGAACCGAAACATCGTCATCATTCACCCCGGTGCCCTTGGGGATGTGTTGCTTGCTGTCCCGGCGATGAAGAAGCTGGCTGCACGATTCCCTCAGCATACGATCGTGCTGATCGCTCGTGCGCCCGTTAGTCGCTTGTTGGCTGAGTGTCGCGTGATCGATGAATGGATATCCATAGAGTCACGGTTAGGCGCTGAATTGTTTACCAGGTTCGGTTGCCTATCCATAGCGCTGCAATCACGCCTAACACGGTGTGATATGGCTGTCGCATGGACCGAAGATACCGACGGTTCCCTGGCCAATGTTCTTCACGAATTCGGAATATCGCAGGTGCGGATTCAATCGCCATTTTCCCCGGCTCTGAATGCAAGGCATCAGCGTGATCGTTTTCTTGAAACGGTTGGTGAAACAAGCACAGATTCTCTAGGCAATGACGGACTGCACATTCCTGATCATCTCCGTGAGAAGGGTAGGGCATACCTCCAGGACAAGGGAGTGTTGCCGAATTCCTCACTGGTCCTTGTTCATCCAGGGAGTGGAAGTATCCATAAGTGTCTCACGTCTGAGAAATTGGCTGGAGTCCTTCAGCAATTGGAACAGCGAGAGAGGTCTCCCGTTCTGTTAGAGGGACCAGCTGATCACGACGCTGTAGAAGGCGCGCTAAGATTGCTGAGTAAGAAGCCACCGGTTCTTCGAGACATCGACCTCACCCTGCTTGCTGGAATCCTTGGGCACGCAGATCTGTATCTTGGCCATGATTCAGGTCTTACACACCTGGCTGCCCTCTTGGGCGTACGCACGGTTGCGGTATTTGGCCCGACGGACCATCATCGGTGGGCACCCTACGGCGAACACCTGACCATGGTACGCGGGGCATCCTGTGTTTGTCCCTCATGGGACGCAGTGAAAAAATGCCACGAGAAAGTTTGTCTTGACCTTTCAATAGAAAAACTTCTGACCGCATTAAACCTTCAAACAACAGCATAGGCTCTGCAAGCCCTCGTAATTTCAGGTGAAACCGTCTTGTCTCTCAAAACATCCTATGTTAGAGTGCCCCGTTAATTTTCTTTCATTGGTCAGCGGAGAAGCCTTGTGTCGTTAGGCGTTGTACAGGAGAAGGTCACGACCGCCTTGCTTGGCGCGCTAGACGGTGCCAGGCAAAAGGGACAGTTGAAGGCAACTGCTTGGCCAGCGCTGACTCTTGATGCACCCAAGCGACCGGAATGGGGTGACTTGGCTTCAACGGTGGCCATGTCCTTGGCATCGTCCGAGCAGAAAGCGCCTCAGGATATCGCAGAGATTATCGTGGAAAACATTTTGCAACGGGATCAGATATTTGACCGTGTGGAAATCGTCCGCCCCGGTTTCTTGAACCTGACGATCAAGCCTGCTCTCTGGCAGGAAGTTCTCCATGAAGTTGAGCAGCAAGGGACCCGGTATGGTCAGGCAAACATAGGAAGCGGTCGTCGAGTATTGGTCGAGTATGTGAGTGCAAATCCGACCGGCCCGTTACACGTCGGACACGGGAGGGGCGCAGCTGTGGGGCAAGCTGTTTGTCGCTTACTGGCGGCGATCGGCTACGATGTTACAGGCGAGTATTATATTAACGACGCCGGGCGACAGATGAAGCTCTTGGGTGCGTCGGTTTATGCTCGTTACCAGGAGTTGTCTGGGCACGCTATCGATTTCCCGGAAGATGGATACCATGGCACCTACATCACCGCCGTCGCTCAACAGATCAGAGAACAGCTGGATCGTGTCGCAGGTGAACTGACTCCTCGTGATCTCGAAGCTCGAGGCAGGGCTTTGGCCTATCAGGAACTGCTTGGGCTCATCCGTGACGATCTCAAGTCATTTGGTATCGAGTTTCAATCCTGGTTCAGCGAAGCCACGCTGCTGGAATCGAAGGCCGTCGAACGGGCTCTCGATGAATTAAAGACTCGTGAACTCTTGTTTGAACAAGAAGGCGCATGGTGGTTTCGGTCATCGAAATACGGCGATGAAAAAGATCGTGTCGTGAGGAAACAGGACGGCGAGTTCACCTATTTGGCTTCTGATATCGCGTATCACCATGACAAGCTCCGGCGTGGGTACGAGGTGCTGGTCAATGTCTTCGGCGCTGATCACCATGGATATATTCCTCGTATGCAAGCCGTGATGCAGGCCTACGGACATCCGAAGGAGCGCCTCCAGGTGGTCCTTGTCCAGTTGGTCAAGCTGCTGCGAGGTGGAGTCGAAGTGAAAATGTCCAAGCGGACCGGAGAGTTCATTACGATGCGGGAAGTCATCGACGAAGTTGGAGCGGATGCTGCGAAGTTCTACTTCTTGATGCGTGATTCCAAGACTCATCTAGAATTCGATTTGGAGTTAGCCAAGCAGCGGTCTGCCGACAATCCGGTGTACTACGTTCAGTATGCGCATGCCAGAATTTGCAGTCTGTGGCGTGTGGCTTCTGATCGGGGAATCGCTCGCCCATCCGCAGCGGAGACAGATCTCACAGTGTTAACAGATCCCGATGAGTTGGGGCTGATCAAGAAACTATCCGCCTACCCGGAGGTCATTCAGGCTAGTGCGTTGGCATTTGAGCCCCATCGTGTGACCTACTATCTCCAGCAATTGGCAGCGCAACTGCATACGTTTTATAACAAACATCGGGTGTTGCCTCCGGCAACAGATCAAGAACGTGATGAAACTACACCTGCTGAAATCGTTACCTCCAAGCGGACTTCGGCGAGACTCGTTCTGATGGGGGCAGTCCAGCAAGTCCTGAGGAATGGGCTTGAGGTGCTCGGCATCTCGGCGCCTGAACACATGTAGCTGAGAGATCCTACGAGAGATGATGCACTATCAGATCGATCAGCCGGATCCGTATTGCAAGGGCCGTATCGGCCTGTTGACGACCGATCATGCGATGGTTGAAACGCCGACGTTCATGCCGGTAGGCTCCTTGGGACCTGTGAAGGGACTCGAGTCGGATGACCTTCAGAAATTAGGGTTTCGTCTCATCCTCAATAATGCCTATCATCTGTTCTTGCGACCTGGTCACAAGGTTGTCGCTGAATTGGGAGGGCTCCATGCGTTCACTGGTTGGCCGGGTGCCATCCTGACCGACAGCGGAGGGTTTCAGATTTTCAGTTTAGCGAAATTATGCGAGATCACCGATGATGGTGTCACATTTCAGTCACATATCGACGGCTCGACACATTTCATTACGCCGGAAAAAGCTATCGAGATTGAAGAGTCATTGGGGGCCGATATCATCATGGTACTCGATCAGTGCGTCGCACTTCCGGCCGACGGGCAATTGATCCAGGACAGTGTACGGCGGACCAGGCTTTGGGCAGAACGCTGTCAGGCGGCGCGACGAAGGACCGATCAGGCGTTGTTCGGCATTGTCCAAGGCGGATTGGATGCCGACGTACGTGTCGCCTCAGCGAGAGAGTTAGTGGCATTGGGCTTTGAGGGATATGCGATCGGAGGATTGTCGGTAGGGGAAGGAAAAGCCGACATGCACGCCATGCTCGATGTCACGGTTCCGGAGTTGCCGGAGAAAAAGCCTCGCTATCTCATGGGTGTCGGGCATCCTGAAGATCTGGTTGAAGGTGTGGCTCGTGGGATCGATCTCTTCGATTGCGTGGTCCCGTCTCGGCATGGCAGAACGGGCTCGTTGTTTACGACATCAGGTCGGGTGGTCATCAAGCAGGCGCAGTATGCCGATGATGAGCGACCAATTGACCCTGACTGCGGTTGCCCGGTGTGTGGTCGGTACTCGCGAGCCTATTTACACCACTTGTTCTTGGTCAAGGAAATGCTGGGAGCGCGGCTGAACACGATCCACAATCTTTGGTATTTTTCAGATTTGATGCGTCGAATGCGGGAGGCTTTGGCCGAGAAGAAGTTCGCCGCCTTCCGCGACGAATTTTATCATAATCGTAACCGGCAGGATGAGCTGTCAGGTCCCACGAACGATGAGCGGGAATCACACCCTCAGTTTCATGGGAGTTGTCATACCTAGAATGGAAGGGATACGTTCGATGTTGATGGAATCAATCGCGTGGGCGGAAGGAACGGGTGGAGGGAATTCAGCTGCGAGTGGAGGGGCAGGAGGAATGTTGTCGCTGATTCCGTTTCTCCTGATCTTTATCATTTTCTACTTTCTTCTGATCCGTCCACAGCAGAAAAAGCAAAAGCAGCAGCAAGCCTTGTTGGATACGGTGAAAAAAGGGGATAAGGTCGTGACGACGTCCGGAATCTGGGGCACGATCACCAACCTTGGGAAACAGACGGTGACGCTGCAGATTGCGGACAATACGAAGATCAAGATGCAGCGAGAGAATATTGCGCGTCTACGCAGCGAAGACGAAGATAAAGACAAGGACGCGTAGAGTCTACGAACGAAGAGGTTTCAGACGAGATGAAAAAAGTACGTGGGCGCTTATGGTTGTTGGTGTTAGTGATTCTCGCGTCGGTGGTCTCTTTTCTGCCATCCTATCAACCGGCCTATCAAGCTATGCCCGATTGGTTGAAGGAGGTGCTGCCGAATAAGGGCATCACGCTCGGATTGGATTTGCAGGGTGGCATTCACATGGTCTTGGAGGTTGATGAGGATCGAGCCGTAGAGATTGCGGTAGACCGTTCTGTCACGGCCCTACAGGATCTTGTCACTGAGAAAAAACTCGCGATCGAATCGACAAAACGAACTGCGCACGACCAAATCACTATTCTGGCGCAAGATGCAGATGCGAAAGCGTCGGTCGAAAAGTTGATCGACAACTTTCCCATGTTTGTTGAGAAGGAATCGGCGGGGTCAGCCACGACCGCGGTGTGGGAGCTGCGTGAGGCAGAAACGAAACGGATCAAGGATTCCGCGATCAACCAAGCTCTGGAAACTATTCGCAACAGGATCGATCAGTTCGGCGTGACCGAACCTATCGTACAACGGCAAGGGTTGAAGCAGATCGTCGTTCAGTTGCCGGGCGTGAAGGACCCCAAACGCGCTAAGGGTCTCATTAAAGAAACGGCGTTGCTTGAATTCAAAATGCTGGACGAAGATATCCGACTCGATCTGCCGGGGCGTGTGATGAGGGACAAGGAGGCTGAGGTGCTCCAGGAGTTCGCGAGCAAACTGCCTGAAGAGGACCAAATCTTGTTCGAGCGGGCGGTCGATAAAGATACCGGTGTCGAGTTTCGTATGCCCTACGTCGTCAAAAAACGGGTCATGCTGACCGGAGACGTGTTGAGCGATGCGCGGGTGTCCATCGGCCAATTCAATGATCCGTACGTGTCCATCACGTTCGATTCAAAGGGCGGGCAGGAATTCGAACGGATTACGGGAGAGAACGTCAAAAAGCGCATGGCAGTCGTCCTTGATAACACGATCTACTCAGCACCGGTCATCCAGGAGCGTATTTCGGGAGGGCGAGCTCAGATTACCGGGACCTTCACGACGCAGGAAGCCAACGACTTGGCGATCGTGCTGCGGGCCGGTGCGCTACCGGCGCCTCTCAAGATCGTGCAGGATCTTACAGTTGGTCCTTCGCTAGGACAGGATTCTATCGATAAGGGGGTCAGAGCGACATTGATTGCCGGAGCCATGGTAGTCATTTTCATGGTCGTCTATTACCGGCTGTCCGGTGTGATTGCGGACTTCGCCCTGATCTTGAACTTGGTGTGTCTGATGGGGGCCTTGTCCGCCTTGACAGCGACGTTGACCCTACCTGGGATCGCCGGCATCGTGCTGACGATTGGGATGGGTGTGGATTCGAACGTGCTGATTTTTGAGCGTATCCGTGAGGAACTTCGAGGGGGAAAGGCCGCACGATCGGCGATCGATGCGGGATATGACAAGGCATTATTGACGATCATCGACTCGCACGTGACCACGCTGATCACGGGGGTGGCTCTATTCCTCTTCGGGACCGGACCTATCAAGGGGTTTGCCGTAACCTTGTGCCTGGGCATTGCGATCAACCTTTTCACGGCCTTGGTCGGTACGAAAGTCATCTTTGATCTCTTGTACAAGAAACAAAAGGTGGAAGCGCTGAGCATCTAGCGATGAATTCATCGACGATGAGCGTTCAAGGGGAGACGAAGGGTCAGCAAAAGGGAGCGCGTATGTTAGAGATTCTCGGGAAGACCAATATTGATTTCATGGGCAAGCGTAAGTTCACATTTCTCTTTTCAGGAGTTATGGTCTTGCTGGGGCTCATTGCCCTTGTTCAGATTGGATGGGGATCAGCAAATCTGGGCATCGATTTCGCCGGTGGGACAGCGGTCCAGCTGAAGTTCGAGCAGCCGATCCGGATCGATGAGGCTCGGAAAGCTTTAGAGACAAACGGGTTGGGGAATGCGGAGTTGCAGGAATTCGGGCAAGACAACAAGCTGCTCATCCGGGTGAAGGCTTCAACGACGATCGAAGAGAAGATAGCGGAACGCGTGGTGGAAATTTTCAGCAAAGAGTTCCCGAGCCACAAGTTCGTGGTGGACTCAACTACCGAGATCGGACCGACT is a genomic window of Candidatus Nitrospira kreftii containing:
- a CDS encoding putative Monoheme cytochrome c, with protein sequence MKALMSLGALIGVAGLLILGGMIFDVVPSTTVRLVEGYMPMQVLFELACFVAGFAGLSYTMSAVGMPISRFWQGIGFVAFVLLYLKYRIYPPIPFSVRAMYGTVTIVAVFMWLSANEEDWRKFKQPIMNVLDAQTGMNKFLRYAYLFFLPILIGGFSFNAMMPKSEEPIELRTVHPAPPASTKVHGKTYTLQTSQNPYRVNAEGKYDQEYTNANIVEQGMGRLMKPNANPWDEKNQGYLKYVREGGEIFFQNCHFCHGDNLNGRGLHAFAFNPIPANFTDPGTIAQLQETFIFWRVAKGGIGLPNEGFPWASVMPPWEQHLTVDEIWKVILFEYWHTGYYPRTWD
- a CDS encoding putative Nitrite oxidoreductase, cytochrome c containing membrane subunit; this encodes MMESVTYKAGFMTAAAFGLILGASFGSTVVSAQGMPEGFKKGDLAPPPSAEMIEAGKRVYFTKCVWCHGVDGAGDGPGADRLWPRPRNFNQGTFKIRHTASGELPLFDAKKPVDGQNDLFETVTHGLPGSAMPPWEGILTEEQRLQVLSFVTTELVKDRKFTDKESETQTILNLGELNPKQATEESIKRGAELVVEKKCVECHGMEGRGDGNAFNLKDDWGFSIQPADWHKCWNFRGSRQDPYNVRNIFRTFSTGVNGTPMPSFADNTSVDERWDIANFVNSLCERDPLGKPLPIDPLTDKPKINFVIPSDPVEGEIPTDIAAEAWEKAPKRYVAMGGQITHKPRNFVNRIDDIWVRSLYNDQHIVYLIEWDDRTKSVAEEKLPWAPTEVNIDVKEQDPKTGEEGSIAAHQNNYTVYNDAIAIQTAVKWKELPAPIKPRYLFGTNDQFPVDIVKWEADGSLRAFLGTGWDQDFQERDNYEETMKLLMAEWKNGRWYVMIQRPVGNKKDQDYDEDTFFEVGQYIPTVFFAWDGHNGDAGRKMAVSAFYYTFMNPPVPQETYIYPVVIAVGVVLLEGWVLTRRANRKKGKTL
- a CDS encoding Molybdenum cofactor guanylyltransferase: MLITDVSGILLAGGKSTRMGEDKRFVCIGGQTLLERGLCAMCALFERVCVVIAQDGLPPTEQVPVFRDVVPDCGSLGGLYTGLREASTSYIFVAACDMPFLNANLVKYMIGLREEADIVVASWKARLQPIHAVYSKRCMAGFEDMIGRQEVKIQEVFQQPSLTVRFVLENEVSQIDPEGRSFININNPADLNAARLLYDDAIPS
- a CDS encoding putative Glycosyl transferase, family 9, which gives rise to MQLGCCMTTLYLHELGGSEVLQMNRNIVIIHPGALGDVLLAVPAMKKLAARFPQHTIVLIARAPVSRLLAECRVIDEWISIESRLGAELFTRFGCLSIALQSRLTRCDMAVAWTEDTDGSLANVLHEFGISQVRIQSPFSPALNARHQRDRFLETVGETSTDSLGNDGLHIPDHLREKGRAYLQDKGVLPNSSLVLVHPGSGSIHKCLTSEKLAGVLQQLEQRERSPVLLEGPADHDAVEGALRLLSKKPPVLRDIDLTLLAGILGHADLYLGHDSGLTHLAALLGVRTVAVFGPTDHHRWAPYGEHLTMVRGASCVCPSWDAVKKCHEKVCLDLSIEKLLTALNLQTTA
- a CDS encoding Arginine--tRNA ligase: MSLGVVQEKVTTALLGALDGARQKGQLKATAWPALTLDAPKRPEWGDLASTVAMSLASSEQKAPQDIAEIIVENILQRDQIFDRVEIVRPGFLNLTIKPALWQEVLHEVEQQGTRYGQANIGSGRRVLVEYVSANPTGPLHVGHGRGAAVGQAVCRLLAAIGYDVTGEYYINDAGRQMKLLGASVYARYQELSGHAIDFPEDGYHGTYITAVAQQIREQLDRVAGELTPRDLEARGRALAYQELLGLIRDDLKSFGIEFQSWFSEATLLESKAVERALDELKTRELLFEQEGAWWFRSSKYGDEKDRVVRKQDGEFTYLASDIAYHHDKLRRGYEVLVNVFGADHHGYIPRMQAVMQAYGHPKERLQVVLVQLVKLLRGGVEVKMSKRTGEFITMREVIDEVGADAAKFYFLMRDSKTHLEFDLELAKQRSADNPVYYVQYAHARICSLWRVASDRGIARPSAAETDLTVLTDPDELGLIKKLSAYPEVIQASALAFEPHRVTYYLQQLAAQLHTFYNKHRVLPPATDQERDETTPAEIVTSKRTSARLVLMGAVQQVLRNGLEVLGISAPEHM
- a CDS encoding tRNA-guanine transglycosylase, which codes for MHYQIDQPDPYCKGRIGLLTTDHAMVETPTFMPVGSLGPVKGLESDDLQKLGFRLILNNAYHLFLRPGHKVVAELGGLHAFTGWPGAILTDSGGFQIFSLAKLCEITDDGVTFQSHIDGSTHFITPEKAIEIEESLGADIIMVLDQCVALPADGQLIQDSVRRTRLWAERCQAARRRTDQALFGIVQGGLDADVRVASARELVALGFEGYAIGGLSVGEGKADMHAMLDVTVPELPEKKPRYLMGVGHPEDLVEGVARGIDLFDCVVPSRHGRTGSLFTTSGRVVIKQAQYADDERPIDPDCGCPVCGRYSRAYLHHLFLVKEMLGARLNTIHNLWYFSDLMRRMREALAEKKFAAFRDEFYHNRNRQDELSGPTNDERESHPQFHGSCHT
- a CDS encoding Preprotein translocase translates to MLSLIPFLLIFIIFYFLLIRPQQKKQKQQQALLDTVKKGDKVVTTSGIWGTITNLGKQTVTLQIADNTKIKMQRENIARLRSEDEDKDKDA
- a CDS encoding Protein translocase subunit SecD; its protein translation is MKKVRGRLWLLVLVILASVVSFLPSYQPAYQAMPDWLKEVLPNKGITLGLDLQGGIHMVLEVDEDRAVEIAVDRSVTALQDLVTEKKLAIESTKRTAHDQITILAQDADAKASVEKLIDNFPMFVEKESAGSATTAVWELREAETKRIKDSAINQALETIRNRIDQFGVTEPIVQRQGLKQIVVQLPGVKDPKRAKGLIKETALLEFKMLDEDIRLDLPGRVMRDKEAEVLQEFASKLPEEDQILFERAVDKDTGVEFRMPYVVKKRVMLTGDVLSDARVSIGQFNDPYVSITFDSKGGQEFERITGENVKKRMAVVLDNTIYSAPVIQERISGGRAQITGTFTTQEANDLAIVLRAGALPAPLKIVQDLTVGPSLGQDSIDKGVRATLIAGAMVVIFMVVYYRLSGVIADFALILNLVCLMGALSALTATLTLPGIAGIVLTIGMGVDSNVLIFERIREELRGGKAARSAIDAGYDKALLTIIDSHVTTLITGVALFLFGTGPIKGFAVTLCLGIAINLFTALVGTKVIFDLLYKKQKVEALSI